In a single window of the Nocardioides sp. L-11A genome:
- a CDS encoding phosphatidylglycerol lysyltransferase domain-containing protein: MSANEATARASYPAPRRFAAVRRRPFTVAGLLLIVAMGIGTGALTSGALDHGWGRSLAYGPGALQAGHWWTLFTGPLLAIEPWCYLPVLLSFGLCVGYAETRLGTLRTALLWLGTQVGSVVVASALILAAGPASLRQAMDVGPSGGALAVGAAMTAFLSTAPRRILRAGLVGYAVLSLLVVGHLADVVHLVAVAGGLLIGSLIGPRRRPVVNRDRAVAHLQREGGGSLSWMTTWPGVRYLYDPRGEGYVAYRRHLGVALALGDPVGTAGWRDRAPSAFAAFCADEHLIPSHFAVSGPLARAIGGRSLQVGEDTLLDLPELEFRGKRWQDIRTARNRATRDGIRFELVVLADAAPDVVAQVRAISDGWLRRQRTPELGFTLGGVDHAMDPRVRVALALDADDRVHGFLSWLPVHGGEGRVDGWTLDLMRRPEDGFRPVIEFLIAESCLAFKEEGARVVSLSAAPLARSTGEPEGRLQRGLERSARILEPLYGFASLHAFKAKFSPRCEPLHLTYRSLADLPRIGAAVLVAYLVTPKTREVGVPVARPLPPVTAAAADRSAEQVEVAA, from the coding sequence ATGTCAGCCAACGAAGCCACCGCCCGCGCGTCGTACCCCGCACCGCGTCGCTTCGCCGCGGTCCGCCGGCGGCCGTTCACCGTCGCCGGTCTGCTCCTCATCGTCGCCATGGGCATCGGCACCGGCGCCCTCACCAGCGGCGCCCTCGACCACGGGTGGGGGCGCTCCCTCGCCTACGGGCCGGGAGCGCTGCAGGCCGGCCACTGGTGGACGCTGTTCACCGGACCGCTGCTGGCGATCGAGCCCTGGTGCTATCTCCCCGTCCTGCTCAGCTTCGGGCTCTGCGTCGGCTATGCCGAGACCCGTCTCGGCACCCTGCGCACCGCCCTGCTCTGGCTGGGCACCCAGGTCGGCAGCGTGGTCGTCGCCAGCGCGCTGATCCTGGCCGCCGGGCCGGCCTCCCTCCGGCAGGCGATGGACGTGGGTCCCTCCGGTGGCGCGCTGGCCGTCGGTGCGGCCATGACGGCCTTCCTGAGCACCGCCCCGCGCCGCATCCTGCGGGCCGGACTGGTCGGCTACGCCGTCCTCTCGCTCCTCGTCGTCGGGCACCTCGCCGACGTCGTCCACCTGGTCGCGGTCGCCGGCGGCCTGCTGATCGGCTCCCTGATCGGCCCCCGGCGCCGTCCCGTCGTCAACCGCGACCGCGCGGTCGCCCACCTGCAGCGCGAGGGCGGCGGCTCCCTCTCCTGGATGACCACGTGGCCCGGAGTGCGCTATCTCTACGACCCGCGGGGCGAGGGCTATGTCGCCTACCGCCGCCATCTCGGCGTCGCGCTCGCCCTCGGCGACCCGGTCGGCACCGCCGGCTGGCGCGACCGCGCCCCGTCCGCGTTCGCCGCCTTCTGCGCCGACGAGCACCTCATCCCCAGCCACTTCGCGGTCAGCGGGCCGCTCGCCCGGGCCATCGGCGGGCGCAGCCTGCAGGTCGGGGAGGACACCCTGCTCGACCTGCCCGAGCTGGAGTTCCGCGGCAAGCGCTGGCAGGACATCCGTACGGCGCGCAACCGTGCCACCCGCGACGGCATCCGCTTCGAGCTCGTCGTCCTCGCCGATGCCGCCCCGGACGTCGTCGCGCAGGTCCGCGCGATCAGCGACGGGTGGCTGCGGCGCCAGCGGACGCCCGAGCTCGGCTTCACGCTCGGTGGCGTCGACCACGCGATGGACCCGCGGGTGCGGGTCGCGCTGGCCCTGGACGCCGACGACCGGGTGCACGGCTTCCTCTCCTGGCTGCCGGTCCACGGCGGCGAGGGCCGGGTGGACGGCTGGACCCTGGACCTCATGCGCCGCCCGGAGGACGGCTTCCGGCCGGTCATCGAGTTCCTCATCGCCGAGTCGTGCCTGGCCTTCAAGGAGGAGGGAGCGCGGGTCGTGTCGCTGTCGGCGGCGCCGCTGGCCCGCAGCACGGGTGAGCCGGAGGGCCGGCTGCAGCGCGGCCTGGAGCGCTCGGCGCGGATCCTGGAGCCGCTCTACGGGTTCGCCTCGCTGCACGCCTTCAAGGCCAAGTTCTCCCCGCGCTGCGAGCCCCTGCACCTGACCTACCGCTCGCTGGCCGACCTGCCCCGGATCGGTG
- a CDS encoding histidine phosphatase family protein, with the protein MADSAFLARHGATEWSIAGRHTSRTDLPLLPEGEEVARGLAARLAGTDVAEVLTSPLRRARRTAELAGFPDAEVCDDLREWGYGDYEGRTTAEIREQVPGWTVWTHPAPGGEPATAVAARCDRVVARIRAATGPVLVVAHGHVLRALAARWLGLPVADGRLFRLDTATLSELGHERETPVLLRWNS; encoded by the coding sequence ATGGCCGACTCCGCGTTCCTGGCCCGCCACGGCGCGACGGAGTGGAGCATCGCGGGACGGCACACCTCCCGGACCGACCTGCCGCTGCTCCCCGAGGGTGAGGAGGTGGCGCGCGGGCTCGCCGCCCGGCTCGCCGGGACCGACGTCGCCGAGGTGCTCACCAGCCCTCTGCGGCGTGCGCGGCGCACCGCCGAGCTCGCGGGCTTCCCCGACGCGGAGGTCTGCGACGACCTCCGGGAGTGGGGGTACGGCGACTACGAGGGCCGCACCACCGCGGAGATCCGCGAGCAGGTGCCCGGCTGGACGGTCTGGACGCATCCCGCGCCGGGCGGCGAGCCGGCCACGGCCGTCGCCGCGCGCTGCGACCGGGTCGTGGCCCGGATCCGGGCCGCCACCGGCCCGGTCCTGGTGGTCGCCCACGGGCACGTGCTGCGGGCGCTGGCCGCCCGGTGGCTCGGCCTGCCCGTGGCCGACGGGCGGCTGTTCCGTCTCGACACCGCCACGCTCTCCGAGCTCGGACACGAGCGGGAGACGCCCGTCCTGCTGCGCTGGAACAGCTGA
- a CDS encoding MFS transporter produces the protein MPPTDSLTRYRLAVALGFATQGFVFIGLTTRLPDLKDRWDLSELAISGVLLAIVLLAGAGSVLAERLAARTASARVLRTGLVLVAGGSALMLAAPVWAAFLLGIAGYGVGLGMVDATSNMQAVALERRYGRTILPSFHGGWTFGGLLGAAVTLATADLDLSWTALVALVPLLAAAAAFLPRDPGTDGSGGAAGTTGPAIPWRPILMVGLGMVVFYMVDTAAQTWGAVYLDEVVDAPSRWVALATLPYLLASLVVRLAGDTLVERYGVTPVLRIGAVVACGGLVVVTAAPTWPVAVLGFTLTGAGISVVAPLSFSAAARIAGGSVERVDAVIARFNQFNYVGGLLGAVLTGVVGHDELRFGFVVPMVLVLTLLPLARWFAVRDVAVIRQDDPT, from the coding sequence ATGCCCCCGACCGACTCCCTGACCCGGTACCGGCTCGCCGTCGCGCTCGGCTTCGCCACCCAGGGCTTCGTCTTCATCGGACTCACCACCCGCCTGCCCGACCTCAAGGACCGGTGGGACCTGTCCGAGCTGGCCATCTCGGGGGTGCTGCTGGCGATCGTGCTGCTCGCCGGGGCCGGGTCCGTGCTCGCGGAGCGGCTCGCGGCCCGTACCGCGAGCGCGCGGGTGCTGCGGACCGGGCTGGTCCTCGTCGCCGGCGGCTCGGCCCTGATGCTCGCCGCACCGGTGTGGGCGGCGTTCCTCCTCGGCATCGCCGGGTACGGCGTCGGGCTGGGCATGGTCGACGCGACCTCCAACATGCAGGCGGTCGCCCTGGAGCGGCGCTACGGCCGCACCATCCTGCCGAGCTTCCACGGCGGCTGGACCTTCGGCGGTCTCCTGGGAGCGGCGGTCACCCTCGCGACCGCGGACCTCGACCTGTCCTGGACCGCCCTGGTCGCACTGGTGCCCCTGCTCGCCGCGGCCGCCGCCTTCCTGCCCCGCGACCCCGGTACCGACGGCTCGGGTGGCGCTGCCGGCACCACGGGGCCGGCGATCCCCTGGCGGCCGATCCTGATGGTCGGCCTCGGGATGGTCGTCTTCTACATGGTCGACACCGCCGCGCAGACCTGGGGCGCGGTCTACCTCGACGAGGTGGTCGACGCGCCGTCGCGCTGGGTGGCACTGGCGACGCTGCCCTACCTCCTGGCGAGCCTGGTGGTGCGCCTGGCCGGCGACACGCTCGTCGAGCGGTACGGCGTCACGCCGGTCCTGCGCATCGGCGCGGTGGTCGCGTGCGGCGGCCTGGTCGTGGTCACGGCCGCCCCCACCTGGCCGGTCGCCGTCCTGGGCTTCACCCTGACCGGCGCGGGCATCTCCGTAGTGGCGCCACTGAGCTTCTCCGCCGCGGCCCGGATCGCCGGCGGCTCGGTCGAGCGGGTGGACGCGGTGATCGCGCGGTTCAACCAGTTCAACTACGTCGGCGGCCTGCTCGGCGCGGTGCTGACCGGGGTCGTCGGGCACGACGAGCTGCGGTTCGGCTTCGTGGTCCCGATGGTGCTGGTGCTGACCCTGCTCCCCCTGGCCCGCTGGTTCGCCGTCCGCGACGTCGCGGTGATCCGTCAGGACGACCCGACGTAG
- a CDS encoding choice-of-anchor P family protein, with product MRQPTKVLVTGGMIGSLALLATGPVASPAAADDGAAAAYGGYTAQAWSAPIRVEVFEPSLPIPVDAGVAQLEFDMGYSKVKADSGESRGRASLFWPGDPVGEGLKTFAEQLGLPPNPLTDGGYPMQVNSQFPGDTPTQKDESIPGAIMTTTSGDRTATAETGFSPDGTVLGPEGAVADPGTKSGLMDLLNGVTGLLTGGLGGGLGGGLGGGSAAGTTRAAAPGLPPQLAALVDIDGYVSTSRMDATRGKVVGVSRATLGEIRLLGGLITLGGVETVAKSTSDGATGTATGSATWGKLAIAGQEFGIGPDGAITMGKTMPIPGLDKLPLDALEALGVSIEVPQQVRTVDGDAGTSVSEGLRITIDTHLLAPLLKALPTNLLAELIPAQAGPLKGVVSGLSNLAPKVVVTLGIAEAEVDTVPPIEILAPPPPDAAAPPAAAPEAAPAPAAGGVGVPSAVAPVPPPASGIPTAGGTPSGSLTDAAPASAGLPELFSIPGMLLVGAFALAAVAGSWFRRLGAAALGIGAPCPHGLDSGLPDLRKA from the coding sequence ATGAGACAACCCACGAAGGTCCTCGTCACCGGCGGCATGATCGGCTCCCTCGCCCTCCTGGCGACCGGGCCCGTCGCGTCACCGGCCGCGGCCGACGACGGTGCCGCGGCGGCGTACGGCGGCTACACGGCCCAGGCCTGGTCGGCCCCGATCCGGGTCGAGGTCTTCGAGCCGAGCCTGCCGATCCCGGTCGACGCCGGCGTGGCCCAACTGGAGTTCGACATGGGCTACAGCAAGGTCAAGGCGGACTCGGGAGAGTCGCGCGGCCGGGCCAGCCTGTTCTGGCCGGGCGACCCGGTCGGCGAGGGCCTGAAGACCTTCGCCGAGCAGCTCGGGCTGCCGCCGAACCCGCTCACCGACGGCGGCTACCCGATGCAGGTCAACTCCCAGTTCCCCGGGGACACCCCGACCCAGAAGGACGAGTCGATCCCGGGCGCGATCATGACGACGACGTCGGGCGACAGGACCGCGACGGCCGAGACCGGCTTCTCGCCCGACGGCACCGTGCTCGGACCCGAGGGCGCCGTCGCGGACCCGGGGACGAAGAGCGGCCTGATGGACCTGCTCAACGGCGTCACCGGCCTGCTCACCGGTGGGCTCGGCGGTGGGCTCGGCGGTGGGCTCGGCGGCGGCTCGGCCGCCGGGACGACGCGCGCGGCCGCGCCCGGCCTGCCGCCGCAGCTCGCCGCGCTGGTCGACATCGACGGCTACGTGTCGACCAGCCGGATGGACGCCACCCGGGGCAAGGTCGTCGGCGTCTCCCGGGCCACGCTCGGCGAGATCCGCCTCCTCGGCGGGCTGATCACCCTCGGCGGCGTCGAGACGGTCGCGAAGTCGACCTCGGACGGCGCCACCGGCACGGCCACCGGCTCGGCCACGTGGGGCAAGCTCGCGATCGCCGGCCAGGAGTTCGGGATCGGCCCGGACGGGGCGATCACGATGGGCAAGACCATGCCGATCCCCGGCCTCGACAAGCTGCCGCTCGACGCCCTCGAGGCCCTCGGTGTCAGCATCGAGGTGCCCCAGCAGGTCCGCACCGTCGACGGCGATGCCGGCACCAGCGTCTCGGAGGGCCTGCGGATCACCATCGACACCCACCTGCTCGCCCCGTTGCTCAAGGCATTGCCGACCAACCTGCTCGCCGAGCTGATCCCGGCCCAGGCCGGCCCGCTCAAGGGCGTGGTGTCCGGACTGTCCAACCTCGCCCCGAAGGTGGTCGTCACCCTCGGCATCGCCGAGGCCGAGGTGGACACGGTCCCGCCGATCGAGATCCTCGCGCCGCCGCCCCCGGACGCGGCGGCCCCGCCGGCAGCCGCGCCCGAGGCGGCGCCCGCTCCCGCGGCAGGCGGGGTCGGCGTACCGTCGGCCGTCGCGCCGGTGCCGCCGCCCGCGAGCGGGATACCGACCGCGGGCGGAACCCCGTCGGGCAGTCTCACCGACGCCGCCCCGGCCAGCGCGGGCCTGCCCGAGCTGTTCTCGATCCCCGGGATGCTCCTCGTCGGCGCCTTCGCCCTCGCGGCGGTCGCCGGGTCGTGGTTCCGCCGGCTCGGAGCCGCGGCGCTCGGCATCGGCGCCCCCTGTCCCCACGGCCTCGACAGCGGCCTCCCCGACCTCCGAAAGGCCTGA
- a CDS encoding ABC transporter ATP-binding protein, with protein MSVPILDVIDLHAAYGRIEVLRGVDLAVPRGAVMALLGPNGAGKSTLVKVVSGQKEATSGDIHLAGVHVQGARSDDLARVGLCTIPEGRSVFPNLTVEENLVLMSYAGVPAPAILDTAYAYFPRLHERRHQLAGTMSGGEQQMLAMSRALASDPALLLLDELSMGLAPLIVDELYETVARIAESGVSILCIEQFARTALRVADYAAVMSGGRIVATGEPGEILDTMADVILGGAA; from the coding sequence ATGAGCGTCCCGATCCTCGACGTGATCGACCTGCACGCCGCCTATGGGCGGATCGAGGTGCTGCGCGGGGTGGACCTCGCCGTGCCGCGCGGTGCGGTGATGGCCCTGCTCGGCCCCAACGGCGCGGGCAAGTCGACCCTAGTCAAGGTGGTCAGCGGCCAGAAGGAGGCCACGTCGGGGGACATCCACCTCGCCGGGGTGCACGTGCAGGGCGCCCGGTCCGACGACCTCGCCCGGGTCGGACTGTGCACGATCCCCGAGGGCCGCTCGGTGTTCCCGAACCTCACCGTCGAGGAGAACCTGGTCCTCATGTCGTACGCCGGCGTGCCGGCCCCGGCGATCCTCGACACCGCCTACGCCTACTTCCCGCGCCTCCACGAGCGTCGCCACCAGCTCGCCGGCACCATGTCGGGCGGCGAGCAGCAGATGCTCGCGATGTCGCGGGCGCTGGCCTCCGACCCGGCCCTGTTGCTGCTCGACGAGCTGTCCATGGGCCTGGCGCCGCTGATCGTCGACGAGCTCTACGAGACCGTCGCGCGGATCGCCGAGTCCGGCGTGTCCATCCTCTGCATCGAGCAGTTCGCCCGCACCGCGCTCCGGGTCGCCGACTACGCCGCCGTGATGAGCGGCGGTCGCATCGTGGCCACCGGTGAGCCGGGAGAGATCCTCGACACCATGGCCGACGTCATCCTGGGAGGGGCGGCATGA
- a CDS encoding ABC transporter ATP-binding protein, producing MSMALLEVDDVVVRFGGVTAVNRATFTADRGVITGLIGPNGAGKTTCFNVITGLQRPTRGRVHYRDRDVTSWPVHRRARHGVGRTFQRLEAFGSLSVRDNVRVAHEIHGGPLTWFGGRRGTLGVDVLLDRVGIAEYADERADSIPTGTARLLELARCLAGDPQLLLLDEPSSGLDETETDAFGALLVDLAAEGCSILMVEHDMDLVMSVCHDIHVLDFGEIIASGTPADIRTDPDVQRAYLGYAEGDGDTTTMQAVAEEVSPG from the coding sequence ATGAGCATGGCCCTCCTCGAGGTCGACGACGTCGTCGTCCGGTTCGGCGGCGTCACCGCCGTCAACCGGGCGACCTTCACCGCGGACCGGGGCGTGATCACCGGCCTGATCGGGCCCAACGGCGCCGGCAAGACGACCTGCTTCAACGTGATCACCGGCCTGCAGCGGCCCACCAGGGGGCGGGTCCACTACCGCGACCGCGACGTGACCTCCTGGCCGGTGCACCGCCGCGCCCGGCACGGGGTGGGGCGCACCTTCCAGCGGCTCGAGGCGTTCGGGTCGCTGTCGGTGCGCGACAACGTCCGGGTCGCCCACGAGATCCACGGGGGGCCGCTCACCTGGTTCGGCGGCCGACGCGGAACCCTCGGCGTCGACGTGCTGCTCGACCGCGTCGGCATCGCGGAGTACGCCGACGAGCGGGCCGACTCGATCCCGACCGGGACCGCGCGGCTGCTGGAGCTGGCCCGGTGCCTGGCCGGCGACCCCCAGCTGCTGCTCCTCGACGAGCCGTCGTCGGGCCTCGACGAGACCGAGACCGACGCCTTCGGCGCACTGCTCGTCGACCTCGCGGCGGAGGGCTGCTCGATCCTCATGGTCGAGCACGACATGGACCTGGTGATGAGCGTGTGCCACGACATCCACGTGCTCGACTTCGGCGAGATCATCGCCTCGGGCACCCCTGCCGACATCCGGACCGATCCCGACGTCCAGCGGGCCTACCTGGGCTACGCGGAGGGCGACGGCGACACGACCACGATGCAGGCCGTCGCGGAGGAGGTGAGCCCCGGATGA
- a CDS encoding ABC transporter permease, translating into MGSLFAYVLLGLFTGAAYAIMASGLVLTYTTTRVFNIAHGAFGMFLSFVFWDFTQRQGMPTVLSLILVLGVVAPAIGWFIQRFVTRGLGEGPVSVALVVTVGLLVGLIGLAQQIWPPEPRALLPFWPDTSWNVGGTYVTAHQLVTLLCAIAVAFGLYLLLGRTRIGTAMRASVDNPELLKLFGGKPDRVAAMSWAIGMSLAALGGILLAPVVLLDYYGLTLLVINAYAAAMLGRLKSLPMTFAGAMFLGVLESLAVAYLPKDGFLNSFRAVIPALFLFAIVVLMPQAQLRIGQVKGIVTAPVPTMRTSIGSGAGLLVVALLLVNVVAPNQVLLIGVAATYAMVMLSLVLLTGYGGHVSLAQFTFAGVGALAYAKLDEPNLFGLLVSALIAAAVGALVALPVLRLTGLYLALSTMAFAVLMDKVIFNADFAFKFNGTLAAERLSILGLRIGSDTSYVWFMVLAFVLLSLGLLVLRRGALGRLLIAMRDSPSACGTLGLDMRWFRVGLFALSAGIAGLAGGLFAGLRGTVGAADFLYFQSLLVLLLAVVFGATSVTGALLGGVALMLLPEFQAASPGMAGLLFAVIGFGAVLLGRDPNGIANHLFRVGRWLRERIAPDLPWLQGLLPRGGTVAGTDGSVDVPLVEVPGRPASDASDASDTSDTSDTSDTSDTIVIEKVR; encoded by the coding sequence GTGGGCTCCCTCTTCGCCTACGTGCTGCTGGGCCTGTTCACGGGCGCGGCGTACGCGATCATGGCGAGCGGCCTGGTGCTGACCTACACGACCACCCGGGTGTTCAACATCGCCCACGGCGCGTTCGGGATGTTCCTGTCCTTCGTGTTCTGGGACTTCACCCAGCGCCAGGGCATGCCGACCGTGCTGTCGCTGATCCTGGTGCTCGGCGTCGTGGCGCCGGCGATCGGCTGGTTCATCCAGCGCTTCGTGACCCGCGGCCTCGGCGAGGGACCGGTGTCGGTGGCGCTCGTCGTGACGGTCGGCCTGCTGGTCGGGCTGATCGGGCTGGCCCAGCAGATCTGGCCGCCGGAGCCGCGCGCGCTGCTGCCGTTCTGGCCCGACACCAGCTGGAACGTCGGCGGCACCTATGTCACCGCCCACCAACTGGTCACCCTCCTCTGCGCGATCGCGGTGGCCTTCGGCCTCTACCTGCTGCTCGGCCGCACCCGGATCGGGACGGCGATGCGCGCCTCGGTCGACAACCCCGAGCTGCTCAAGCTGTTCGGCGGCAAGCCCGACCGGGTGGCCGCGATGTCCTGGGCGATCGGGATGTCGCTCGCGGCCCTCGGCGGCATCCTGCTGGCGCCGGTCGTGCTGCTCGACTACTACGGCCTGACCCTGCTCGTCATCAACGCCTACGCCGCCGCCATGCTCGGCCGGCTCAAGAGCCTGCCGATGACCTTCGCCGGCGCCATGTTCCTCGGCGTGCTGGAGTCGCTCGCGGTCGCCTACCTCCCCAAGGACGGCTTCCTCAACTCCTTCCGCGCGGTGATCCCGGCGCTCTTCCTGTTCGCGATCGTGGTGCTGATGCCGCAGGCGCAGCTGCGGATCGGCCAGGTCAAGGGCATCGTCACCGCGCCCGTCCCCACGATGCGCACCTCGATCGGCTCCGGCGCCGGCCTGCTGGTGGTGGCACTGCTGCTCGTCAACGTGGTCGCGCCCAACCAGGTGCTGCTGATCGGCGTCGCGGCGACGTACGCGATGGTGATGCTCTCGCTGGTGCTGCTCACCGGGTACGGCGGTCACGTCTCGCTCGCGCAGTTCACCTTCGCGGGGGTCGGCGCGCTCGCCTACGCCAAGCTCGACGAGCCGAACCTCTTCGGGCTGCTCGTCTCCGCGCTGATCGCCGCCGCGGTCGGCGCGCTCGTGGCGCTGCCGGTGCTGCGGCTGACCGGGCTCTACCTCGCGCTGTCGACGATGGCGTTCGCCGTCCTCATGGACAAGGTGATCTTCAACGCCGACTTCGCGTTCAAGTTCAACGGCACCCTGGCCGCCGAGCGGCTCTCGATCCTCGGGCTGCGGATCGGGTCGGACACCTCCTACGTCTGGTTCATGGTGCTGGCGTTCGTGCTGCTCTCGCTGGGCCTGCTCGTGCTGCGCCGCGGCGCGCTGGGCCGACTGCTGATCGCGATGCGCGACAGCCCCTCGGCCTGCGGCACCCTCGGGCTCGACATGCGCTGGTTCCGGGTCGGCCTGTTCGCGCTGTCGGCGGGCATCGCCGGCCTGGCGGGCGGGCTCTTCGCCGGCCTGCGCGGCACGGTCGGTGCCGCCGACTTCCTCTACTTCCAGTCCCTGCTGGTGCTCCTGCTGGCCGTCGTCTTCGGTGCCACCTCGGTCACCGGCGCTCTGCTGGGTGGTGTCGCGCTGATGCTGCTGCCCGAGTTCCAGGCCGCGTCGCCGGGCATGGCCGGGCTGCTGTTCGCGGTGATCGGCTTCGGGGCGGTGCTGCTGGGCCGCGATCCCAACGGGATCGCCAACCACCTGTTCCGCGTGGGCCGCTGGCTGCGGGAGCGGATCGCCCCGGACCTGCCGTGGCTGCAGGGACTGCTGCCCCGCGGCGGGACGGTCGCCGGCACGGACGGCTCGGTCGACGTACCGCTGGTCGAGGTCCCGGGCCGCCCGGCCTCCGACGCCTCCGACGCCTCCGACACCTCCGACACCTCCGACACCTCCGACACCTCCGACACCATCGTCATCGAGAAGGTGAGATGA
- a CDS encoding ABC transporter substrate-binding protein produces the protein MSTRTRLRRTAGVALVLVALTACGSQLDPATVAKASGQGGTTGAGSGTTGDTGLPAGDAPIAGDVPAGGDAPVPGAVGDPGAPTGDGAADPGAAAGGGGKSKGKGSPTGGTKAASCEGFKNQTGITDSTITLANVSDISGPVPGIFESAQQATRAYVEYFNSQNTICGRKLSLVNLDSRADAGADQQAYVKACSDAFAAVGSMSAFDSGGAATADSCGLPDIRSTIVNPERQSCKSCFGAYSIRTNLIPDAASKWLAQKFPDAVKNAAVLYINAGAAPVNSKSMAAGYEKGAGWKVTYLQGIDVAEFNFAPYVQQMKDKGVRAVAYQGPYQNTVKLQQAMAQQGFKPDFFLQDPTIYDKRYVQQAGAAAEGTYVYAANDLFENTKNAEVQLYLSWLQQVKPGAIPNYYGLYAWSAARLFVEKAISLGGKLSRESLVGAFKATTAWTGNGAHTAMNLSTPSSPPCLKVIQYTGGRWQQVSPGDYMCGGVVDSGVGG, from the coding sequence ATGAGCACGCGCACCCGCTTGCGCCGGACCGCGGGCGTCGCCCTGGTCCTGGTGGCGCTGACGGCCTGCGGTTCCCAACTCGACCCGGCGACCGTCGCGAAGGCCAGCGGCCAGGGCGGTACGACGGGGGCCGGCTCCGGCACGACCGGCGACACCGGGCTGCCGGCCGGCGATGCCCCGATCGCGGGCGACGTACCGGCCGGGGGAGACGCGCCCGTGCCCGGCGCGGTGGGCGACCCCGGTGCGCCGACCGGGGACGGGGCCGCCGACCCCGGCGCCGCGGCCGGCGGCGGGGGCAAGTCCAAGGGCAAGGGCTCGCCGACGGGCGGCACCAAGGCCGCCTCCTGTGAGGGCTTCAAGAACCAGACCGGCATCACCGACAGCACGATCACGCTGGCGAACGTCTCGGACATCTCCGGCCCGGTGCCCGGCATCTTCGAGTCGGCGCAGCAGGCGACACGGGCCTATGTGGAGTACTTCAACTCGCAGAACACCATCTGCGGCCGCAAGCTGTCCCTGGTCAACCTCGACAGCCGGGCCGACGCCGGCGCCGACCAGCAGGCCTACGTCAAGGCCTGCAGCGATGCCTTCGCGGCCGTCGGCTCGATGTCGGCCTTCGACTCCGGCGGCGCGGCCACGGCCGACTCCTGCGGGCTGCCCGACATCCGCTCGACGATCGTCAACCCGGAGCGCCAGTCGTGCAAGTCGTGCTTCGGCGCGTACTCGATCCGCACCAACCTGATCCCCGACGCGGCCTCGAAGTGGCTGGCGCAGAAGTTCCCCGACGCCGTCAAGAACGCCGCCGTCCTCTACATCAACGCCGGCGCCGCGCCGGTCAACTCCAAGAGCATGGCCGCCGGCTACGAGAAGGGCGCCGGCTGGAAGGTCACCTACCTGCAGGGCATCGACGTCGCGGAGTTCAACTTCGCGCCGTACGTCCAGCAGATGAAGGACAAGGGCGTGCGGGCGGTCGCCTACCAGGGGCCCTACCAGAACACGGTCAAGCTGCAGCAGGCCATGGCCCAGCAGGGCTTCAAGCCGGACTTCTTCCTGCAGGACCCGACCATCTACGACAAGCGGTACGTCCAGCAGGCGGGGGCCGCGGCGGAGGGCACCTACGTCTACGCGGCCAACGACCTCTTCGAGAACACCAAGAACGCCGAGGTGCAGCTGTACCTGTCCTGGCTGCAGCAGGTGAAGCCGGGCGCCATCCCCAACTACTACGGGCTCTACGCCTGGTCGGCGGCCCGGCTGTTCGTGGAGAAGGCGATCTCGCTGGGCGGCAAGCTGAGCCGGGAGTCCCTGGTCGGGGCGTTCAAGGCGACGACCGCCTGGACGGGCAACGGCGCGCACACCGCGATGAACCTCTCGACGCCGAGCTCGCCGCCGTGCCTGAAGGTCATCCAGTACACCGGAGGCCGGTGGCAGCAGGTCTCGCCGGGCGACTACATGTGCGGCGGCGTCGTCGACTCCGGCGTCGGAGGCTGA
- a CDS encoding DUF6174 domain-containing protein, which yields MRSTAALAALVVPLLLTAAACSKESDRAADRTTASASPSSDATAPTTPTTGSPGTASFPGYGPRDYSYHLEVLCYCPQVGTVEVVVRDGEVTEATSLDGPTAGRAAPDFARLTIDEIIAMANDPQVAKAKVDWPEGQDHPSSVMLDRIAQAVDDEVTYTIKDVVVSPAG from the coding sequence ATGCGTTCCACCGCCGCCCTCGCCGCCCTGGTCGTCCCCCTGCTGCTGACCGCCGCGGCCTGCAGCAAGGAGTCCGACCGCGCCGCGGACCGGACGACGGCCTCGGCGAGCCCCAGCTCCGACGCGACCGCGCCGACGACGCCGACGACCGGCTCACCCGGCACCGCGTCCTTCCCCGGCTACGGCCCGCGGGACTACAGCTACCACCTCGAGGTGCTCTGCTACTGCCCCCAGGTCGGGACGGTCGAGGTCGTCGTGCGCGACGGCGAGGTCACCGAGGCGACCTCCCTCGACGGTCCCACCGCCGGCCGCGCGGCGCCCGACTTCGCCCGGCTCACCATCGACGAGATCATCGCCATGGCCAACGACCCGCAGGTCGCCAAGGCGAAGGTGGACTGGCCCGAGGGCCAGGACCACCCCAGCTCGGTGATGCTCGACCGGATCGCCCAGGCCGTCGACGACGAGGTGACCTACACGATCAAGGACGTGGTGGTCAGCCCCGCCGGGTGA